CTTGGTCAAGGttgagcatttttttttttgattgagCTTGTTTAGTTGGTAttctaagttaatttttgaTCTTGCTGATGTTTTGAGCTATTTGGTGAAATGGGTTGGTCTTCATTTGATGAAAATTTAGTTGTACATCTTACTAATcctggggttttgatgattttggaAGTTTTGCTGAATTTTGAGTATGAGGTTTTTAGCTGTTTGGGATAAATGGGTTGGGACTAACTGCTTGATATTTGTATACCTTCTCTTGTTATTTGTGTTTTTTGGGTTTGGATATTCTGGACATAATTATTCTACCTAACTTTGTTGTATTTTATTAATGTCACACCTTACAACTGATCTAAATCAGCTGCTTTCAAATGCTTCCTTTTTTGGGAAATTAGCTTCGATgtgtttgttttgcttgttgatATTGAGTTGTGTTTCATGGACTCGAGATGGAGATGTTAATAATACTTTGAACCCAAGATGGATATGCCCACAACTTTTGGGGGATGTGTCTTGACCAAAAAAGGTTTGATAGTCATTGAAGTTCTCTGTCCATTAGATTCCCATTGTAAAACATGTATGAGGAAGTTCTGCTAGTTGAGAACAGAATGTGCTAGATCAGGCTAAGATGCGGGCATTCTTCCTTCCACCTCCTACTGGGAATGGAGAAAAGGGTCTGATCACAAATTTTCTCTAAAGATATTGCCCTGTACAATGTAAAGCTGTGCATTGGCTATGTACTGGTAAAACATTTAAGATTTAGGACTGCACTTTCAAGATTTCTAACTAGTAAAACACATGTAGCATTTGTTTTAGCCATAACAAAGCACAACAAACACTTGGAATGATTTGGTCCTCTAACTAAgcattaaatatttgtttttgtacATCCCTAGGCAATTAAGATGATGAAAGTGCTTGTGTATCAAATAGGTAGCCAATATCCAAGTGCCCATAGACCAATCATACATATTATTGGTCGTCCAGGTTTCACATATTGACTGGAGATCACATTCCTTTGTTTGAACAAAGTATTCCAGATAGCAACTTTAAATTAATAGGTGGCATATGAAGTATGATGTTGTTGTTTGACCTACATATACCCTCATTACCGTGTTTAGTGGATGTCAAACGCCTTTATCAAACATGAGCAATAAGAGTAACTTCGTTAAGAATTAAGATTGAAAGAAATGACAGTTCCCTAGCTCTTTGACTGATTCTTAACTTGTACAAACTATATACTTTAAAGTATGCAGGAcctttccttcttttttggCCCTACATTATCAGGGGAACATCAAACAGTTGTTGTGGTTGATGGATGAGGTGGTTGTGAATATTAGGTTTGAGAAAAGAGGCGGTGATACGAAGTTATCACTTTGTCACCTATTACAGATTAACCAGATTATCATTCTTGTTTTGAGCTGTTATGCCTTGGGTCATATGCAATCTGATCATTTTCTTTTACCGTAGCAAGTGTGAGTTGTCATTCTGTTAAGAGTTCCTGGTATTTGTTAAAGGATATAATGCTGTACTAGATCAACTTGTTTCTGGAGTCAAGCGAAATAGAGGACTTTAAAAGTTGATGTTGATTGTCTGAGCTTATTTTTCATGTGTAGACTTATCCTAATTCAAAGTTGATGTTGATGGTCTGAGCTTATTTTTCATGTGTAGACTTATCCTAATTCTTAGGCCTTCAGTTTTTGCTTCTTTGTCTGGTATGTAATTTTAGTTACTACGAATAAGGAtgtaatcattattttcttcgaCAGAGGTTCGGTTATTTCAAGTAGCGTGTACTTTGATTTAGTTTGAGTTTCCATCCTAACATTGCGTTAAATGGTTGGACTGATGCCTTCAAGTTCATGTCAACTTCTTATCTGTACTTCAgcttaattatgaaaaagaGGGGGAAGTGACATAGTTAGGAAACAACAGACATGATCTAGCTAACCCAAAAAGGATAGGCTTGATGAAGTCTCTTCTGCCAAAAACAGTCACTATCAAACATGAGTTACTGATGTTGACTGGTTCTTGCTGATGttgttgtattgttttaatTATACCGTTAGTGTTATCCAATCTGATATAATGTTTTTAATGTGGCATGTAACCTGAtgcaaaatatgaaaaattaactTTACATTTCCCCATTCATGTTTCAGGATGAAGAGATTACAAATGCTATAGAAGATGCTGGGTTTGAGGCAGAGCTTCTCTCAGAACCCGCTGCATCTCGTATAAATCCACATGGAACTGTAGTAGGCCAGTTCACAATAGGTGGTATGACATGTGCAGCTTGTGTAAATTCTGTTGAAGGTATCCTTAAAAATCTCCCAGGTGTAAGAAAGGCAGTAGTTGCTTTGGCTACATCACTAGGAGAAGTTGAATATGATTCATCCATAATCAGTAAGGATGATATAGCAAATGCAATTGAAGATGCTGGTTTTGAGGCTTCCTTTGTGCAGAGCAGTGAGCAGGACAAGATTGTACTTGGGGTGGTTGGTATTTCTGGTGAGATGGATGCACAGTTTTTAGAAGGCATTCTTTCAAAGTTGCATGGAGTTAAACAATTTTGTTTTGATCGGGTATCAAGTGATCTTGAAGTTGTCTTTGATCCTGAAGTTATTGGCTCAAGATCTTTAGTTGATGGCATTGAAGGGGGAAGCAGTGGCAAGTTTAAGTTACTTGTCAAGAACCCTTATACAAGAATGACTTCCAGAGATCTAGAAGAGTCCTCACGTATGTTTCGGCTTTTTACAGCAAGCTTATCTCTCAGTGTAAGTAGTGTTTTTGCTGCTTATTTGTTGTACTGCTATCCTTTCTTCTTGGTTTAGTTTTTTTGCTTTAGCCTCAACCAATCCTCTCCACGTTTGAGGGGATTAGAAGGACATGGTTATGTGTGATGGAAGCTTCCTAACTTCCAATACTTGGGTTTCAGTTGATCTAATGGAGCTTTTGAAGTGTTATATCTTTGAATATGTAAAGATTCTGTCTGCTACAGCCTACATGTTCCATTACTCTCGTAACATGTAGTTTCAAATTATATCACACGACTCTCTTTGAGCAAACATGATTCTTGATATATGATTTTACACAAAAAGGTTGCTGCTAAATTCCAGTTATATGATGGGATTACTTGAGATATTTTTTCCTCCCTTTTGTCTTTTCACTTGTCATActtgtatatatttatcaaatttcTGCCAGGTTCCTGTGATTCTAATCATCTAACATATTCAAATTCTGCCAGGTTCCTGTGATTCTAATGCGAGTTCTCTGCCCTCGCATACCTCTGCTTTATTCTTTACTAATTTGGCAGTGTGGTCCCTTTCAAATGGGTGATTGGTTAAAGTGGGCATTAGTGACTGTTATCCAATTTGGTATTGGTAAGCGTTTCTATATTGCGGCAGGGAGAGCGCTTCGAAATGGTTCCACAAACATGGATGTTTTGGTTGCATTGGGAACTACAGCTTCCTATGTTTATTCTGTATGTGCATTACTTTATGGTGCAGTTTCTGGGTTCTGGTCTCCAACTTACTTTGAAACAAGTGCCATGTTAATCACATTTGTACTCCTGGGGAAGTACTTGGAAACTCTTGCTAAAGGAAAGACATCAGGTGCTATCAAAAAACTTGTTGAGCTTACTCCAGCTACAGCTACACTGCTTGTCAAAGACAAAGGTAAAAACATCTAGACTTTCTGTCTACTTCTTTGACACATTATCATGTATAGTTCTTGGTAACTGTGTTAACACAacttgtgactttttcaaaattGCAAAAGGGGCCTATCACTGATATTATGTTTACCTTGCATTCCAGGTGGAAAAGTTGTAGGCGAAAGAGAAATAGATGCTTTATTGATTCAGCCTGGTGATATATTAAAAGTACTCCCTGGTACAAAAGTCCCTGTGGATGGTGTTGTTGTATGGGGTTCAAGCCATGTGAATGAGAGTATGGTCACTGGAGAATCTGCTCCTGTTTTGAAAGAGATTGATTCAATGGTGATTGGAGGTACAATCAATTTGCATGGTTCTCTTCACATACAGGGCACAAAAGTAGGTTCAAACACAGTTTTGAGTCAGATAATATCTCTTGTTGAAACAGCACAGATGTCAAAGGCTCCCATTCAGAAGTTCGCTGACTATGTGAGTAGTATTTGTGTCATCTTGCTGAAGAGTGTTGTCTATTCAGTGCAAGTTGATTATTTCCTGGTGttaattttatagtatttgCTTTGCTTTAACACACAATCACTGATGGACTTGAAGAAGCATTGATTAAATGGAAAGTTCAATATCTTATTCCATTTCCTCCATTAATGTACTATTTTTCTATCTTTCTTTGCATTAATAAGTTTAATCTCTATTCTCATTTTTTCCATCAGCCTAAGTCTCTGACAGTTGGGAGTGTTGTACAACATTTTACTGTGTTTTCCCTTATTTGGTTTAAAGCATTCACACTGCTGATATATTTGAAGCTGTAGCATACATATTTGAATGCTGATGGCTGTGCTGTCCTTGTCATTTCTTTATAATGGAAGTTATCTATTGAAGTGTGATGTTGAACTACAATTAGGCAGTGAATTTGCTATGATGTGGCTGAGTTTAGTGAAGAATGAAAATATATCTTTAATGTTGCTTTTGTTGTCGATGAGTCTCTTTGTCTGTTTTGTTCTTTCCTTTTGACGTTTGAGCTGACTGAATTTCTCACTGTAAGTACTCTTTTGACTTACAGATCGCAAGCATTTTTGTTCCTACAGTTGTTACTATGTCCTTATTAACATTCTTTGGATGGTGAGTTTGTCTTCCAACTAATTAGTTTTTCGTAATTTCGTCATTCCAAATTACTTCTATCACTACTGTTTGGAAAGttgtgtttatattttttatttacccATTGGACCAGGTATGTTGCTGGGGTTCTTGGAGGCTATCCAGAAGAATGGCTTCCAGAAAATGgcaattattttgtgttttctCTGATGTTTGCAATATCTGTTGTGGTTATTGCATGTCCTTGTGCGCTTGGTTTGGCTACCCCCACTGCTGTTATGGTTGCGACAGGGGTTGGTGCCAACAATGGTGTGCTGATAAAGGGAGGGGATGCATTGGAGAGGGCACAGAAAATTAGTCATGTGATATTTGATAAGACAGGCACTTTGACCCAGGGAAATGCTAAAGTCACAACAGTCAAAATTTTCAATGAGATGGATCGTGGAGAATTCCTTACTTTGGTAGCTTCTGCAGAGGTACCATTCAAGTCTTTTCTGATAAGATAATAATAATGTGGGTAAAAATCCTGGGTACACCAGTGAATACAAAGAGTAGAAcctacccaaaaaaaaagaaggtatgCACTATGCAGTCATCTATGGTAACAGAAACATCATGGGTGCACCCCAAAATTAATACtcccctccgtttcaaaaagaatgacctagtttcctttttagtctgtttcaaaaagaatgacccctttccttttttggcaacactttaacttTGACTTTCCACGTgtcatgtttaaggccacaagattaaaggacattttggtacatttgacataactttaatttagaaccacaagattaaaagtcttctttcttttcttaaactccgttccAAGTCAAattaggtcattctttttgaaatggagggaggaGAAACTAAAGACAAGACTTCATCTATACAAACTATTTTCTACTTTCAAGTCTTCTAGCTGGGATCCCACAGAAACCCATTTCCTACGATCTTCTGATGCTATTCTTATGCTGTTCTCTTGAGGAGATAGAAGTGCTTAAGAAAGTAAAATTCTGATTACCTTATAGCACTTTACCTGATATTTTTAATCAGTCTCAGTGTATTAAGATTTCAGTaattcttttctcctttttttaacTATCAAGCAACCACTTGAAAATTTTTTCTCGAAAGAGCTTTTAGGATCCTCTATTTATTACTAAAAGCAGTCATTTGTTGCCAAATGTTGCCACCAATTAAAACtcatactccctccatttttataagaatgaagaagtttgtTTACATGCTTAGAActagtttataattaaaaatatttaagtataTGTAAGAGTTCTGGTAAAAAGAGTTGTTTGATTCTTCAAATGTAAGTGTGTCATGTAAAGTGGAACTGGGAGtagtttctttttaaaacaattgtTCTGAAGTTACAAAAACTACTGCAATTTTCTCTCTTCTAGCTACATTTCATCTAAGGGGTATGCTTATGATGCAGGCTAGCAGTGAACACCCCTTGGCTAAAGCCATCCTGGAATACGCTCGTCATTTCCATTTCTTTGACGAGCCTTCTAATACCAGCGAGTTTCAGGCTTACAGTGAACAGGCTAAGTTTTCTGGATGGCTTCATGATGTATCAGATTTCTCTGTTTTGCCTGGGAAAGGAATACAGTGCTCCATAGATGGGAAATGGATTTTGGTGAGTTTTCAATAACATGATGTTAAAAAATTTGGAGAGGTGGTTAATTTCTTTGTCTCTAATCAGGAAAAAGTCTTTATTTCTCATCTTTATGCCCATGAACAGGTTGGAAACCGGAAGCTTCTTACCGAAAATGGGATAACTATACCTTCCAAAGTAGAGAATTTTGTGGTAGAGTTAGAAGAAAGTGCAAGGACTGGCATTCTTGTTGCTCAGGATAATATTGTCATAGGAGCTCTGGGTATAGCAGACCCACTAAAGAGAGAAGCGGCTGTTGTTGTAGAGGGCCTTATAAAAATGGGTGTCAAACCAATCATGGTTACTGGTGATAATTGGAGAACAGCTCGTGCAGTTGCTAAGGAGGTTTGAATCTTCCTCCTTGTGATCAAAATTTTCTTCTACACTGTAATATTAGTTTTACAAAACTGGGGATTTGGTAGCctaatttaatttccagaagtCATCACTTAGGGTTCTTTCTTCAATATCCTGTCCCCTTGTTTGATTAGCATGTAAGATATCATTATCCACTCCTGAAACCAGCTTTAAATAAGTTCCAACTGTTTAAAGATGAAATAAGAATAGTTTGATGCTTTGTTCTACCGAGCCTTCTTTGATGCCACTGAATTGTGAAACTATTAGGAATTACTCGAGTCAGACTTCCTGGTGTCAGAGTGAGAAGAACTCTACATGCTTTTACCATTTCTTCTTTGAAAGATGATTTTCTTTTAGTAATTTGCGGCCTTCAGTTTGTCTTCCTTGAGTGGACTGGCTTTCAAAAAAACTGAGAGAGACAGAGAGAGAtattctttaattctttttaggGGTGGTGGTGGGGGTATGAGGATAAAAATGTGTGATGTCATCCAGTCAGCTGAAGTAAATGTAGTTGCCTTAAACAGGGGATGGTTAGATGTAGTACTGTTAAATTTTGTTAATGCAATTTATTGAGAAGTGTTAAGGTTGCCCCACAAATTCTGGGCTAAATGTATGACCCCTTGGATGCTGTTTTGAATTGCAGGTCGGTATTCAGGACGTTAGAGCAGAGGTGTTGCCAGCAGGGAAAGCTGAGGTCGTCCGTTCATTTCAAAAGGGAGGCAGTGTAGTTGCTATGGTAGGTGATGGGATCAATGACTCACCTGCATTAGCTGCTGCTGATGTTGGTATGGCAATTGGAGCAGGAACTGATATTGCAATAGAAGCTGCTGAATACGTTTTAATGAGGAGCAACTTGGAGGATGTCATCATTGCCATAGATCTCTCAAGAAAGACATTTGCACGGATTAGGTGGAATTACATCTTTGCCATGGCGTACAATGTGATTGCCATCCCCGTGGCTGCTGGGGTTTTCTTCCCTTTTCTAAAACTGGAGTTGCCACCATGGGTAGCTGGTGCATGCATGGCAATGTCATCTGTAAGTGTTGTATGTTCATCTCTGTATCTAAAGAGATACAAGAAACCCAGACTTACCACTATCTTGGAAATAACTATAGAGTAGGAATGAGATCGAAATATGAAGAGCCTTGAACAAAAAAAGTAGCATTAGGATCAACTTGGATTTGTGTATTCCTTAACCCTTTTCTTTTAGATTTCATACGTAGGGTGAATATCCCACCCTTACAATGTAAATGCTGTCTGTTtgtaagttttccttttttttaaagagcATTTCTTTTTAGTATGAGTTTTAACTTCTATATGGTGATAGTGTAAGAGATTTTCTACAGTATTAGGTTCGCGTGTCAATGTATGGGGTCATGGCTTCTGTACCTCTACGAGGTAGGGCTAAGGGTTGCGTATATTCTACCTTTTCCAGACTCTAGAGCTACAACACATAGATGAAGACACCATTTTGTAGTCCACTTAAGGTTGTTATTATGTGCCAAAAAAATGAATGTAAGAGTGGATgatgtattttctttttgatatatGAATTGGGTGACTTAATTCACATTGAATTAATAGTTGAATTCAGTGGCGGACCTAGGATTTTCGTtcagggggttcgaaaaataaaagtataaacgtgaAATAAGTCTTTAGAAATGGAAACCTTGGATTCCTACGGGTTTAAAATCAAACTTTTAgcacattttttaaagtaaaaaaaaaactagaaaaacttgaaaaacagaactgaatattaaaaaaaaaactaaaaaaagctgaaattgaataataaataaataaaacgcTTTCAGTGGGATTCGAACAGTCTGTTAATGAGGTGCAGAACATTGAGGACCTAGTAGACATATTGGGTGGCAAACTAACATTGATAAACAGTGTACTTGATAGTATTATGTCACTACATCCCATATCCAGTAAGGCTTTGAAGCAACTGGACAAAACCAAAAGGAGTTTTCTATGGGAAAGGAATAACAGAAGCCAAAAGCATTAGAGACTTATCACTGCAGAACAAATGCCTACTTATGAAGTGGTTGTGGAGATACACTCAAGAGGAGCAGAGCCTTTGGAAGGATGTGATTATTGCTAAACATAGAGCACTAAACCACTGGTGTTCTAATGTTTCAACAACGCCATATGGAGTTGGTGTCTGGAGAGCAAATTATGGGAGGAGTTCTCTCAACACAAACATTTAATTGCAGAGAATGGACAGCATATCAGTTTCTAAATGGATAGGCAATTCCTCCTTAATGGTTGCTTATCCTAACATGTTCCAGATAGCAAGGGAGCCTAACTCTACTATTCAGCAATACAGAGAAGGGAATTCTTGGAACATCATCCTCAGAAGGAACATACAGGACTGGGAAATGGAGGAGTTGGTCAGCCTACTAGCAACACTTCACAGTGttgcaattaatagtgaaaCACCAGACCAACTCAACTGGAGAGAAAAAAGGGGTGGGAAGTTATGGATAGGTAACTCCTCCTTAATGGTTGCTTATCCTAACATGTTCCAGATAGCAAGGGAGCCTAACTCTACTATTCAGCAATACAGAGAAGGGAATTCTTGGAACAACATCCTCAGAAGGAATAGCCTACTAGCAACACTTCACAGTGAAACACCAGACCAACTCAACTGGGGAGAAAAAAGGGTGTTAGCAATTGGCACAAATAACATGTATATATAAGACCCGTATAACATTTTCCTCTGCTTCGCAATACAACAACACTTTACATAAATTTCAGTAACCACACAAAAGAACACTAGCAAAGCCTAACCTAAATCACCTCAGAAGGAACAACCTACTAGCAACACTTCACAGTGTTGCAATTAACAGTGAAACACCAGACCAACTCAACTGGGGAGAAAAAAGGTGTTAGCAATTGGcacaaaataacatatatatataagaccCGTATAACATTTTCCTCTGCTTCGCAATACAACAACACTTTACTTAATTTCAGTAACCACACAAAAGAACACTAGCAAAGCCCTAACCTAAATCACCATTTTCACTTTTAAACCTAAATTCATGCTCTTATTCACTTTTAAACTTAAATGTGAAGTAAAATTGCTCATCTTTATGAAAAGTTTGAGATGATCGGCGGCAGGGAGGTGAACAGCGGCagagaatttgaatatatccGATGGAGGGACGAACTGTCgatatatttaatcttttaaatttgggtttttaaaaaaaaaatatatccgATGGATAGAGGAACAatcaatatatttaatattttgaattttggttttatttttataaagattacttaaatttttaaaaaatacacttTATATTGACTATATCCGATGGATAGATGAACAGTcgatatattcaaaattttgaattttgggttttttattttatttttataaaagattacttaaatttttaataattacattttataccCATTGACCATGAATTTTCGGGATATGTGCACGGGGTTTTAGTTCCGAACCCGTCGGCTACAAAATcaaaccgcaaatcgagtcaGTAAGATATAACTCATCATAACTTATTGAATGATGTGTATTATTTTCGAAAGTTGAACATAACATTTATGTTATATACCCTTCTTTTGTGTTATATAGCatatttaatgaaatttgaTTTTCGTTAAATGTTTAgtaaagtatttaattatatgtaccTATCAAACATTTTGCTTTAGTTGAAAAGCATAAGCTCAGGGTTTAGGGAGGATATTGTAATGTTTTACATTGACataatttaataactttaagtATTTTCTAGACAACCAAACCATCATAATTAATGACAGATCTACTATCCGTCAGGCTGATCCTTACTTCATCAGTAaatttttagttacatattgAATGATGCGTATTATCTCGCCTTGGCGTCCACATTTCTCCTTCTACTCGCTAAGGATTCAACAATCTAACATAAAAGTTCAAAACCATAGTATACACAAAAATTAAGTGAAAATATAATTGCACAAGAGTTCAACATAATTCAACCATTCAAACAAAAGACCAACATAAATTCAACCATTCAAAATAGTATACACAAAAATTAAGTGAAAATATAATTGCATAAGAGTTCAACATAATTCAACCATTCAAACAAAAGACCAACATAATTCAACCATTCAAACAAAAGACAAAAGAAATTTGGAAACCCATATTAATTTTCAGCAACCTACACTATAGCTTCAATTCTTTGTCAATCACACCCACAACCCATATCAcacctgtcacgacccaagcctagggcctagacgtgacatggccaatgaggaacccgaagggaccccaaacaagcctctcaaacttgtcatcacacttcatcggtcgcggaagtacattcaacattaattaacgggaaatagggactaagggcaaaccatttcaaaatgacatcatagaacaagagtcaagctcatttacaaaatacttgtccaacgcacacctctacatacatagataggacggggccCATGACATACTACTGGCTCCCCTTATAgttaaaatacaattgcaagctaaagtctcaaaacataggagtaggaaacataacatagccctcgaatcattgaggactcaccaacaaactcggataagcaccgtactagccacgtgaatggagagaaggatcaagagtagctccggtccctacatggtgacatcatgtaggcaaaatatgcgttagtacttggaatgtactaagtatgcggggtgcaacacaacaatagacaaggacacaatcgaaatacaagaaatagtttcataggcattatgaataacaatatgaggatgcatgatcaaagtgaagtcaaaacatgtttaagtaaatctatactaatagtagatatcatatgtgtatgcatgatccaaccaatctataaccccaacttaggatgggggatgccgttcacacccggacaccctggtggcaaggtataaacccctcacatggttgatgttggtcacaccccaagcatcctaggtggtgagatataaacctctcacatggttgatgttggtcacaccccaagcatcctaggtggtgagatataaacctctcacatggttgatgttggtcacaccccaagcatcctaggtggtgagatataaacctctcacatggttgatgttggtcacaccccaagcatcctaggtggtgagatataaacctctcacatggttgatgttggtcacaccccaagcatcctaggtggtgagatataaacctctcacatggttgatgttggtcacaccccaagcatcctaggtggtgagatataaacctctcacatggttgatgttggtcacaccccaagcatcctaggtggtgagatataaacctctcacatggttgatgttggtcacaccccaagcatcctaggtggtgagatataaacctctcacatggttgtccggttcttttcccccggaccgggcatggtcatgcaacactttatataggaaattcccattaggctctaatgcaatctcacatatggaatgaacatatacacaagcttagtttgtcatcaacacatctctggattgccatacatctcataactcaagctttaaagcatcgattcatcaattctccatagttggacattttgtcaaacaccttgaaggcatgtagtggaatcaaagagcatggaaaatatggtagtaattatgcagccaaaccaatga
The Solanum stenotomum isolate F172 chromosome 12, ASM1918654v1, whole genome shotgun sequence DNA segment above includes these coding regions:
- the LOC125846561 gene encoding copper-transporting ATPase RAN1, which gives rise to MAPSMRDVQLTVTGKSSSAADDDIDGAGEEVRLLDSYDEVNLDKLGENLRRIQVRVTGMTCAACSTSVEGALMGVNGVVKASVALLQNKADVVFDPNLVKDEEITNAIEDAGFEAELLSEPAASRINPHGTVVGQFTIGGMTCAACVNSVEGILKNLPGVRKAVVALATSLGEVEYDSSIISKDDIANAIEDAGFEASFVQSSEQDKIVLGVVGISGEMDAQFLEGILSKLHGVKQFCFDRVSSDLEVVFDPEVIGSRSLVDGIEGGSSGKFKLLVKNPYTRMTSRDLEESSRMFRLFTASLSLSVPVILMRVLCPRIPLLYSLLIWQCGPFQMGDWLKWALVTVIQFGIGKRFYIAAGRALRNGSTNMDVLVALGTTASYVYSVCALLYGAVSGFWSPTYFETSAMLITFVLLGKYLETLAKGKTSGAIKKLVELTPATATLLVKDKGGKVVGEREIDALLIQPGDILKVLPGTKVPVDGVVVWGSSHVNESMVTGESAPVLKEIDSMVIGGTINLHGSLHIQGTKVGSNTVLSQIISLVETAQMSKAPIQKFADYIASIFVPTVVTMSLLTFFGWYVAGVLGGYPEEWLPENGNYFVFSLMFAISVVVIACPCALGLATPTAVMVATGVGANNGVLIKGGDALERAQKISHVIFDKTGTLTQGNAKVTTVKIFNEMDRGEFLTLVASAEASSEHPLAKAILEYARHFHFFDEPSNTSEFQAYSEQAKFSGWLHDVSDFSVLPGKGIQCSIDGKWILVGNRKLLTENGITIPSKVENFVVELEESARTGILVAQDNIVIGALGIADPLKREAAVVVEGLIKMGVKPIMVTGDNWRTARAVAKEVGIQDVRAEVLPAGKAEVVRSFQKGGSVVAMVGDGINDSPALAAADVGMAIGAGTDIAIEAAEYVLMRSNLEDVIIAIDLSRKTFARIRWNYIFAMAYNVIAIPVAAGVFFPFLKLELPPWVAGACMAMSSVSVVCSSLYLKRYKKPRLTTILEITIE